One window of Bacteroides sp. AN502(2024) genomic DNA carries:
- a CDS encoding BT_3987 domain-containing protein: MKRLNILWIGLISVLMTACYDDYEKDYDKSSVYFASQKPLRTLVADTDMSIKVGVAIGGKREVHTDDWVTFEIDPSLLDGTGLTLMPENYYQLANPNKMTISNPNLAIADVKVTFSDAFYNDNAALNKHYAIPFRLVDHNQDGVTTDVNGNLKDYSIVVVKFVSQYHGTYFVKGKVTNLSTQQVTEYNNKDLSQNMTRDFVSLGRNKVRRPGFGQTLENNESVILTVNSDGSVTIEAGGSVAIEDASATLDPSAESLDFVGKQPKFTLSYKYTKGGVTYQVNEELIRRQNPEADLRFQEW, from the coding sequence ATGAAAAGACTAAATATATTATGGATAGGGCTGATAAGCGTTCTGATGACTGCTTGTTATGACGATTATGAAAAGGACTACGATAAGAGTTCTGTGTACTTTGCTTCGCAAAAACCTTTGCGGACACTGGTAGCCGACACAGATATGTCGATAAAGGTGGGAGTGGCTATTGGTGGTAAAAGGGAGGTGCATACCGATGATTGGGTTACGTTCGAGATCGATCCGTCTTTACTGGATGGTACGGGCTTGACACTGATGCCGGAAAACTATTATCAGTTGGCTAATCCGAACAAGATGACAATTAGCAATCCGAATCTGGCAATAGCAGATGTGAAAGTGACTTTCTCTGATGCCTTCTATAATGACAATGCCGCTTTGAATAAGCACTATGCAATCCCTTTCCGTTTGGTCGATCACAATCAGGATGGAGTAACCACCGATGTGAATGGCAATTTGAAGGATTACAGTATTGTAGTAGTCAAGTTCGTCAGTCAGTATCACGGCACCTACTTTGTGAAAGGGAAAGTTACCAACTTATCCACCCAGCAGGTGACTGAATACAATAACAAGGATTTGAGTCAGAATATGACCCGCGACTTTGTTTCATTAGGCAGAAACAAGGTACGCAGACCGGGCTTCGGACAAACGTTGGAAAACAATGAATCAGTGATTCTGACAGTCAATTCAGATGGAAGTGTTACTATCGAGGCTGGGGGAAGTGTCGCTATCGAAGATGCATCCGCCACATTAGATCCTTCAGCTGAATCGCTGGATTTTGTAGGGAAACAGCCTAAGTTTACGCTTTCTTATAAATATACGAAAGGCGGTGTTACTTATCAGGTCAATGAAGAACTGATTCGTCGTCAGAATCCGGAAGCCGATTTACGCTTCCAGGAATGGTAA
- a CDS encoding ATP-binding protein yields the protein MGDNTIYFKRKMYDAMLKWKSERNGDTALLIQGARRIGKSTIAEEFARNEYKSYILIDFSKVSEEVSDLFNDISDLNYLFLRLQFIYQVHLHERESVIIFDEVQLQPLARQAIKHLVKDHRYDYIETGSLISVRSKSRNIIIPSEETKVNMYPMDYEEFRWALGDTTTIPLLRTTFEKKMPLGDAVHRKLMRDFRLYMLVGGMPQAVAAYIKTNNFSDVDLAKRDIIALYEEDFGKIDDSGRAKAMYDAIPAQLSRNTLRYQVGKAIPDEKVERVINIVKDMEDSMTTNIAFHTDDPNAGLALTKNEEYFKMYASDTGLFVTLAFMDSNYTENIIYNKLLNDKLSTNLGYVYENVIAQMLKAAGKNLFYHTIPYAEGKKYYEVDFIIADKHKISPIEVKSSGYKSHKSLDEFCIKFSDRIMNKYLIYTKDLKRGNGIDYIPVYMTMFL from the coding sequence ATGGGAGATAATACAATCTATTTCAAGAGAAAAATGTACGACGCCATGCTAAAATGGAAATCCGAGCGTAATGGTGATACTGCTTTACTGATACAAGGAGCACGCCGTATAGGTAAATCTACAATAGCGGAGGAATTTGCCCGTAATGAGTATAAATCATACATTTTGATAGACTTTTCAAAAGTATCTGAGGAGGTAAGTGATTTATTCAATGATATTTCAGATTTGAATTATCTGTTCCTTAGATTGCAATTTATTTACCAAGTGCATTTACATGAAAGAGAATCGGTAATTATATTTGATGAGGTGCAGTTGCAACCTCTCGCAAGACAAGCTATCAAACATTTGGTGAAAGATCATCGATATGATTATATTGAAACAGGTTCATTGATATCCGTCCGCTCGAAGAGTCGCAATATAATCATCCCAAGTGAAGAGACAAAAGTTAATATGTACCCTATGGATTATGAGGAGTTTAGATGGGCCCTTGGTGATACAACGACCATTCCATTATTACGTACTACTTTTGAAAAGAAGATGCCATTAGGAGATGCTGTTCATCGCAAACTTATGCGAGATTTTCGTCTGTATATGCTTGTGGGAGGGATGCCACAAGCTGTAGCGGCATATATTAAAACGAATAATTTTTCAGATGTTGATTTGGCAAAGCGAGATATCATTGCTCTATATGAAGAAGATTTTGGGAAAATTGATGATTCAGGAAGAGCTAAAGCGATGTATGATGCAATACCTGCCCAGTTAAGCAGGAATACATTACGCTACCAGGTAGGCAAAGCTATTCCGGATGAAAAAGTAGAAAGGGTAATAAACATCGTAAAGGATATGGAGGATTCGATGACAACTAACATTGCATTCCATACAGATGACCCGAACGCAGGCTTAGCTCTGACAAAAAATGAAGAATACTTCAAGATGTACGCATCAGATACAGGTTTGTTTGTTACGCTTGCATTTATGGATAGCAATTATACAGAAAATATTATATATAATAAGTTACTAAACGATAAACTTAGTACTAATTTAGGATATGTATACGAGAATGTCATCGCCCAAATGTTAAAGGCTGCAGGAAAGAATTTATTCTATCATACAATTCCATACGCCGAAGGAAAGAAGTATTATGAGGTTGATTTTATCATTGCTGATAAGCATAAGATATCCCCTATTGAGGTGAAATCCTCGGGGTACAAGTCTCACAAATCATTAGACGAGTTCTGCATTAAATTCTCTGATCGTATAATGAATAAGTATTTGATATATACAAAAGATTTAAAAAGGGGAAATGGCATTGATTATATTCCGGTCTACATGACAATGTTTTTATAG
- a CDS encoding two-component regulator propeller domain-containing protein, with the protein MRTTLVKFILLFSFVLLNTCLLTGQIQYNNIRFKQLSITEGLPHNTINAITQDNHGFIWFGTRNGLCRFDGYNINLFAHNEADSTSLCHDFITRLYNDSLRNVLWISTDQGICSYDYETEDFSRYRLKGNTKDDVCFLNTSNGTLLAACSNGLYRYNEKDSLFVPFLLNEEKSHVRYFAEDGDKTLWIDTNKGLMRYSLEKKQFVSLPTLIQPFAQQCNKAVLISSNQLLLNTNSDFFVYHIQSNTLCNLSKDLEVKDFRCTSTDYTGNIWVGTEYGIFVFNKLYQLIAHYEQSERDLSALNDSPIYSLYQDKAHNMWVGTYFGGVNYYIFGSDQFRIYPYGSSFNHLSGKAVRQIINAPDNGLYIATEDGGLNYLNSKKEITRAERLHKQMQIYAKNIHSLWLDKDNSLWLGLFLKGALHYIPHLNRTVNYNLLSEQVSSGFCIIGDKNDHVWYGGPSGLFLIDKKKANARPEKISPLRVFNLVQFNDSILWAGTRKGSMFQINTHTLKVTSLPILPYTDLYITYIYPDSHQRIWIGTDNNGLYVSDRNGNIIASYSKEQLGSNAIKGIIEDEMSNIWVGTGNGLCCINSSTGSIDRYTTADGLPINQFNYSSACKKPDGELYFGTINGMISFYPEQVHSVNPHFNIALTAIWSNSEYMSPNNKKASIPSSVSELTEITLTHEQAQSLRLEYSGLNYQYTDNTQYAMKMEGIDKDWQFVGNQHQVRFSNLPSGRYILKIKASKDGIYWDETGQKNLTISILPPWWLSPEAYLIYVLLLLFIIYAAYRYTKTRIILLMRLKTEHEQRVNIENMNRQKINFFTYISHDLKTPLTLILSPLQRLIQQPQISNNDKEKLEVVYRNANRMNYLINELLTFSKIEMKQMRISVRKGDIMHFLEELSHIFDIVAGEREIDFIINLEDTEEEVWFSPSKLERILYNLLSNAFKYTQSGGYVKLSAKLTKEEKGTFVQISVKDNGRGIPKEAQEQIFESYYQVEKRDHREGFGLGLSLTRSLIHMHKGEIRVESEVNEGSDFIVTLNVSEDAYSPDERSSENITTEEIQKYNQRIKETIELIPEKLTNKEKDSCRESIMIVEDNKEMNDYLASIFSEKYDIIRVYNGAEACKKIAKQLPNLIISDIMMPVMDGLEFTERVKQDVATSHIPVILLTAKTDENDHTEGYLRGADAYITKPFNAKNLELLVQNIQKSRKQNIEHFKQAEELNIKQITNNPRDEVFMKELVELIMANLTKEDFGVTEITAHLRISRSLLHMKLKSLTGCSITQFIRTIKMKEAKTHLLNGMNVSEASFAVGISDPNYFTKCFKKEFNITPTEFLKQLKL; encoded by the coding sequence ATGAGAACCACCTTAGTTAAATTCATACTCTTATTCAGTTTCGTGCTCTTAAATACATGCCTGTTGACGGGACAGATACAATATAATAATATACGCTTCAAACAGTTAAGCATAACCGAAGGACTTCCGCATAATACCATTAATGCAATCACACAGGACAATCACGGATTCATCTGGTTTGGCACACGTAATGGTTTGTGCCGGTTTGACGGTTATAATATCAACCTGTTCGCGCACAATGAAGCCGACAGCACTTCACTCTGCCATGACTTCATCACCCGTCTGTACAATGACTCACTCCGCAATGTTTTATGGATCTCTACCGATCAGGGCATCTGCAGCTATGACTACGAGACAGAAGATTTCAGCCGTTACCGGTTGAAAGGTAACACCAAAGATGATGTTTGTTTCCTGAACACCAGCAACGGGACGCTCCTGGCGGCCTGCAGCAACGGACTCTACCGTTACAATGAAAAAGATAGCCTGTTCGTTCCTTTCCTGCTCAATGAAGAGAAGTCCCATGTGAGATACTTCGCAGAGGACGGAGACAAGACCCTGTGGATAGACACCAACAAAGGACTGATGCGATATAGTCTGGAGAAGAAACAGTTCGTTTCCCTCCCTACTCTCATCCAGCCTTTTGCACAACAATGTAACAAAGCTGTCCTGATCTCGTCCAACCAGCTTTTGTTGAATACCAATAGTGATTTCTTCGTCTACCACATACAAAGCAACACCCTGTGTAATCTCTCAAAAGACCTCGAAGTGAAAGATTTCCGGTGTACGTCAACCGACTATACCGGAAATATATGGGTAGGAACGGAGTATGGCATCTTCGTGTTCAACAAACTCTACCAACTGATTGCACATTACGAACAATCCGAACGGGATTTAAGTGCTTTGAACGATTCTCCTATTTACAGTCTTTATCAGGATAAGGCCCACAATATGTGGGTGGGAACCTATTTCGGAGGAGTCAACTATTATATATTCGGCTCCGACCAGTTCCGGATCTATCCTTACGGAAGCAGCTTCAATCATTTGAGCGGAAAAGCAGTCCGCCAGATTATCAATGCGCCGGACAACGGTTTGTACATCGCCACAGAGGATGGCGGACTGAATTACCTGAACAGTAAAAAAGAGATTACCCGCGCCGAACGGCTTCACAAACAGATGCAAATATACGCCAAGAACATACACTCTCTATGGCTCGACAAAGATAACAGCCTATGGCTCGGATTGTTCCTGAAAGGAGCTCTTCACTATATACCGCATCTGAACCGCACGGTGAACTATAATCTATTATCGGAGCAAGTTTCGTCCGGCTTCTGCATCATCGGAGACAAGAATGACCACGTTTGGTATGGAGGTCCTTCAGGCTTATTCCTGATCGACAAGAAAAAAGCCAATGCCCGTCCGGAAAAGATTTCACCGCTACGTGTATTTAACTTGGTACAATTCAATGACAGCATACTTTGGGCAGGAACGCGAAAAGGCAGTATGTTCCAGATAAACACCCATACACTGAAAGTTACCTCGCTCCCTATCTTGCCGTACACCGATCTCTACATAACCTATATCTACCCCGATTCACATCAACGGATATGGATAGGAACAGACAACAACGGGCTTTATGTATCAGACCGCAATGGAAATATCATCGCTTCTTACAGCAAAGAGCAGTTGGGCTCCAATGCCATTAAAGGCATCATAGAAGATGAAATGAGTAATATCTGGGTAGGTACCGGAAATGGACTTTGTTGTATCAATTCCTCAACAGGAAGCATTGACCGATATACCACGGCCGACGGATTGCCCATCAATCAATTTAACTACTCCTCCGCCTGCAAAAAGCCTGACGGAGAACTATATTTCGGAACCATCAACGGTATGATTTCTTTCTATCCGGAACAGGTACACTCCGTCAATCCACATTTCAACATTGCACTAACCGCCATTTGGAGCAACAGCGAATATATGTCACCCAACAATAAGAAGGCGTCCATCCCTTCCTCCGTCTCCGAACTGACAGAAATCACCCTGACGCACGAACAAGCCCAATCCCTGCGTCTCGAATATTCCGGATTGAATTATCAATATACCGACAACACTCAATATGCGATGAAAATGGAAGGCATCGACAAGGACTGGCAGTTTGTAGGCAACCAGCATCAGGTACGCTTCTCCAATCTGCCTTCGGGAAGATATATCTTAAAGATCAAAGCCAGCAAAGACGGTATCTACTGGGACGAAACGGGGCAAAAGAACCTTACCATCAGCATCCTTCCTCCCTGGTGGCTCTCTCCGGAAGCATATTTAATTTATGTACTACTCCTTCTATTCATCATTTACGCCGCATACAGATATACCAAAACGCGTATCATCCTGCTCATGCGACTGAAAACAGAGCATGAACAGCGCGTCAACATAGAAAATATGAATCGACAGAAAATCAATTTCTTCACATACATTTCTCATGATCTGAAAACTCCGCTAACCCTGATTTTATCACCTCTGCAACGGTTGATCCAGCAGCCACAAATCAGCAACAACGATAAAGAAAAACTGGAAGTCGTCTATCGCAATGCCAACCGGATGAATTATCTGATTAACGAACTATTGACATTCAGTAAAATCGAGATGAAACAAATGCGTATCAGCGTCCGGAAAGGAGACATCATGCACTTCCTGGAAGAACTGTCGCACATCTTCGACATTGTAGCCGGAGAACGGGAAATTGACTTTATCATCAATCTGGAAGACACCGAAGAGGAAGTATGGTTCTCTCCCTCCAAGCTGGAACGGATTCTTTATAACTTGCTCTCAAACGCATTTAAATATACCCAGTCCGGCGGATACGTCAAGTTGAGTGCCAAACTGACAAAAGAAGAGAAAGGGACATTTGTGCAAATTTCTGTAAAAGACAATGGCAGGGGGATTCCTAAAGAAGCTCAAGAACAAATATTTGAAAGTTATTACCAAGTTGAGAAGCGCGACCATCGCGAAGGATTCGGACTGGGATTATCGCTTACGCGTTCGCTCATACACATGCACAAAGGTGAAATCCGGGTAGAAAGCGAAGTCAACGAAGGTTCGGACTTTATTGTTACTCTGAATGTATCGGAAGATGCTTATAGCCCCGATGAACGCTCGTCCGAAAACATCACGACCGAAGAAATACAGAAATATAACCAGCGAATCAAGGAAACCATCGAACTCATCCCCGAAAAGCTGACCAACAAAGAGAAAGACTCCTGCAGGGAATCTATCATGATTGTGGAGGACAATAAAGAGATGAATGATTATCTCGCCAGCATATTCAGTGAGAAATATGATATTATACGGGTGTATAACGGTGCGGAAGCCTGCAAGAAGATAGCCAAACAGCTGCCTAATCTCATTATATCGGATATAATGATGCCGGTGATGGACGGCTTGGAATTCACGGAACGTGTCAAGCAAGACGTAGCGACCAGCCATATCCCCGTCATCCTCCTGACTGCCAAGACGGATGAAAACGACCATACGGAAGGTTACCTGCGGGGAGCCGATGCGTATATCACCAAACCTTTCAACGCCAAGAATCTGGAGTTGCTGGTACAGAATATTCAAAAGAGCCGGAAGCAGAATATCGAACACTTCAAACAGGCGGAGGAACTGAACATCAAACAAATCACCAACAATCCAAGAGATGAGGTATTTATGAAAGAACTGGTGGAGCTTATTATGGCGAACCTAACCAAGGAAGACTTCGGAGTAACCGAAATCACAGCTCATCTTCGTATCAGCCGTAGCCTGCTGCACATGAAACTGAAATCGCTCACGGGATGCTCCATCACACAGTTTATACGTACCATCAAGATGAAGGAAGCTAAAACCCATTTACTGAACGGCATGAATGTTTCCGAAGCTTCATTCGCTGTCGGTATATCAGACCCGAACTACTTTACAAAATGTTTCAAAAAGGAATTTAATATCACTCCGACCGAGTTTCTCAAACAGCTAAAGTTATAA
- a CDS encoding sulfatase, protein MRNTVFCITGLAIQGLIVSAQAQTGKPNIVVIMTDQQRADLCGREGFPLEVTPFVDRLAQENVWFNKAYTVMPASSPARCSMFTGRFPSAIHVRTNHNISDISYQQDLVGVLKENGYKTALVGKNHAYLKPADLDFWSEYGHWGKHKKTTPAEKETARFLNQQARGQWLEPSPISLEEQHPTKIVNEALAWIEQQKENPFFVWVSFPEPHNPYQVCEPYYSMFSPDKLPVLKTSRKDLAKKGEKYRILAQLEDASCPNLEQDLPRIRANYIGMIRLIDDQIRRLIESLKASGQYENTIFVVLSDHGDYWGEYGLIRKGAGLSESLARIPMVWAGYHIKNQPTPMDGHVSIADLFPTFCSAIGAEIPVGVQGRSLWPMLTGKAYPEEEFSSIVVQQGFGGADVELDAFLTFEQEGALTPGKIAHFDELNTWTQSGTSRMIRKDDWKLVMNHYGNGELYNLKKDPSEIHNLFGEKKYCEIQTELLTRLLAWELRLQDPLPLPQRRYHFKQNSFNYLK, encoded by the coding sequence ATGAGAAATACAGTCTTTTGTATCACAGGACTTGCCATACAAGGGTTGATCGTATCAGCCCAAGCACAAACCGGCAAACCGAATATTGTGGTTATTATGACCGATCAGCAGCGTGCCGATTTGTGTGGCAGGGAAGGTTTTCCGCTGGAAGTGACTCCTTTTGTCGACCGATTGGCGCAGGAGAATGTATGGTTTAATAAGGCATACACTGTGATGCCGGCCAGCTCTCCGGCCCGTTGCTCCATGTTCACAGGGCGTTTCCCTTCCGCCATTCACGTACGTACGAATCACAATATCTCCGACATCTCCTATCAACAGGATTTGGTGGGCGTGTTGAAAGAAAACGGGTATAAAACAGCATTGGTCGGTAAGAATCACGCTTACCTGAAACCTGCCGACCTCGATTTCTGGTCTGAATACGGACACTGGGGAAAGCACAAAAAGACGACTCCCGCCGAAAAGGAGACTGCCCGTTTCCTGAATCAGCAAGCTAGAGGGCAATGGCTGGAGCCATCTCCCATCTCGCTGGAGGAGCAGCATCCCACCAAAATCGTGAACGAAGCACTGGCATGGATTGAGCAGCAGAAAGAAAATCCTTTCTTCGTATGGGTTTCTTTTCCGGAACCTCACAACCCTTATCAGGTATGTGAACCTTATTACTCTATGTTCTCTCCCGATAAGCTCCCTGTCTTAAAGACCTCCCGAAAGGATTTGGCTAAGAAAGGAGAGAAATACCGTATTCTGGCGCAACTGGAAGATGCGTCCTGTCCCAACCTGGAACAGGACTTGCCTCGAATCCGTGCTAACTATATCGGAATGATCCGGTTGATAGACGATCAGATCAGGAGACTGATCGAATCGTTGAAAGCCAGCGGACAATATGAAAATACCATCTTTGTCGTACTCTCCGACCACGGTGACTACTGGGGAGAATACGGATTGATCCGTAAAGGAGCCGGACTTTCCGAAAGTCTGGCACGTATTCCGATGGTATGGGCAGGCTATCACATCAAGAACCAGCCTACCCCTATGGATGGTCATGTGTCGATAGCCGACCTTTTCCCTACCTTCTGCTCCGCCATCGGTGCTGAAATACCGGTAGGAGTCCAGGGCCGTAGCTTGTGGCCGATGCTGACCGGAAAAGCTTACCCTGAAGAAGAGTTCTCAAGCATAGTCGTACAACAAGGTTTCGGAGGAGCCGATGTTGAATTGGATGCCTTTCTGACTTTTGAACAGGAGGGGGCATTGACTCCCGGCAAAATTGCCCACTTCGACGAACTGAACACCTGGACGCAAAGCGGTACTTCACGCATGATAAGAAAGGATGACTGGAAACTGGTTATGAATCATTATGGCAACGGAGAACTTTATAATTTGAAGAAAGATCCTTCGGAAATTCATAATCTGTTTGGCGAGAAGAAATATTGTGAAATTCAAACGGAACTTCTGACCCGCTTGCTGGCATGGGAATTACGCCTGCAGGACCCACTGCCTCTTCCGCAAAGACGCTATCATTTTAAACAGAATTCGTTTAATTATCTTAAATAG
- a CDS encoding family 43 glycosylhydrolase — protein sequence MNLILRLGLVLLIEFISICTASAQLYGTADTNAPELRVPTSVKPAFDYWMRDTWATLGPDGYYYITGTTSTPDRYFPGQRHCWDWNDGLYLWRSKDMKSWEARGQIWSMEKDGTWQKKPKVYKAGEKYQKKSINGDPMDNRFHAVWAPEMHYIKSAKNWFIVACMNESAGGRGSFILRSKTGRPEGPYENIEGNQEKAIFPNIDGSLFEDTDGTVYFVGHNHYIARMKPDMSGFAEELKTLKEQKFNPEPYIEGAFIFKYDNKYHLVQAIWSHRTSEGDTYIEKKGVTSPKTRYSYDCIISTADHVYGPYSERYNAITGGGHNNLFQDKDGNWWATMFFNPRGAQAAEYKITCRPGLIPMTYENGKFKPNFNYNTK from the coding sequence ATGAACTTGATTTTACGATTAGGATTAGTTTTGCTTATAGAATTTATTTCCATCTGTACAGCATCAGCGCAGTTATATGGAACGGCAGATACAAATGCTCCGGAACTACGTGTCCCGACATCTGTAAAACCGGCATTTGATTATTGGATGAGGGACACTTGGGCTACGCTAGGTCCCGACGGTTATTATTATATCACAGGAACGACCTCTACCCCCGATCGTTATTTTCCGGGACAGAGACATTGCTGGGACTGGAACGACGGGTTGTATCTGTGGCGTTCCAAAGATATGAAGTCTTGGGAAGCCAGAGGACAAATATGGTCGATGGAAAAAGACGGCACTTGGCAAAAGAAGCCGAAAGTATATAAAGCAGGAGAGAAATATCAGAAGAAATCCATCAACGGTGATCCGATGGACAACCGCTTTCATGCAGTCTGGGCTCCGGAAATGCACTATATCAAGAGTGCGAAGAACTGGTTTATCGTAGCCTGCATGAATGAGTCGGCAGGCGGGAGAGGTTCTTTCATTTTGCGCAGTAAGACCGGAAGACCGGAAGGACCGTACGAGAATATCGAAGGTAACCAAGAGAAAGCCATCTTCCCGAACATAGACGGAAGTTTGTTTGAAGATACGGACGGTACTGTTTACTTTGTCGGGCACAACCATTATATCGCCCGTATGAAACCGGATATGAGCGGATTTGCCGAGGAACTGAAAACATTGAAAGAGCAAAAATTTAATCCGGAACCGTATATTGAGGGAGCATTTATCTTCAAATACGATAACAAGTATCATCTCGTACAGGCTATATGGTCGCACCGTACATCGGAGGGAGATACCTATATCGAGAAAAAGGGAGTAACCTCACCAAAGACACGTTATAGTTATGATTGCATCATATCGACAGCCGATCATGTGTACGGTCCCTATAGTGAACGTTACAATGCCATTACGGGAGGCGGACACAATAATCTTTTTCAAGATAAGGATGGAAACTGGTGGGCTACCATGTTCTTCAATCCGCGTGGGGCACAGGCGGCAGAGTATAAAATAACGTGTCGTCCCGGATTGATTCCGATGACCTATGAGAATGGTAAATTTAAACCCAACTTTAATTATAATACCAAATGA
- a CDS encoding arylsulfatase has protein sequence MKTSLLIAGSLALVPMTYAQDKPNIIIILADDLGFSDLGCFGGEIHTPVLDKLAKNGIRMTQMYNSARSCPSRANLLTGLYPHQTGLGHMDGSHPAWPKGYSGFRSNSDNVTIAEVLKDAGYFTAMSGKWHLGNKSNPILRGFQEYYGLLGGFNSFWNPAVYTRLPKDRTPRHYEEGTFYATNVITDYAIDFIDQAHQEKKPLFLYLAYNAPHFPLHAPKEVTDKYMSLYMQGWDKIRDARWKRIVERKLMQGKPELSPRGVVPESLFEDETHPLPAWDSLTKDQQTDLARRMSIFAAMVDVMDADIGRVVDELEKNGELDNTFIMFMSDNGACAEWHELGFDKQTGVEYHTHTGAELDQMGLPGTYHHYGTGWANVCCTPFTLYKHYAHEGGISTPCIISWGNHVKNKGGLDHQPAQFSDIMSTCVELAGTTYPKEYRGRAILPTAGQSILPIVKGKKMPERYIYAEHEGNRMVRKGDWKLVSANFKGDEWELYNIKEDRTEQHNLIGKYPEMAKKLETAYFEWADKSDVLYFPKMWNTYNKNRRKDFKEYKTR, from the coding sequence ATGAAAACTTCTTTATTGATAGCAGGCAGCCTGGCTTTGGTCCCGATGACATATGCGCAGGACAAACCGAACATTATTATCATATTGGCGGACGATTTGGGATTTTCCGATCTCGGTTGTTTCGGTGGTGAGATTCATACACCGGTATTGGATAAACTGGCGAAGAATGGCATCCGTATGACACAGATGTATAACAGTGCACGCAGTTGCCCGTCGCGTGCCAATCTACTGACGGGACTTTATCCCCATCAGACGGGATTGGGACACATGGATGGCAGTCATCCTGCCTGGCCGAAAGGATATTCGGGCTTTCGTTCCAATTCGGATAACGTCACGATTGCGGAAGTCTTGAAAGATGCCGGATATTTTACGGCTATGTCGGGAAAGTGGCATTTGGGGAACAAGTCGAATCCTATTCTTCGTGGCTTTCAAGAGTATTACGGTTTACTGGGCGGATTCAATTCTTTCTGGAATCCGGCAGTATATACCCGTTTGCCGAAAGACCGTACGCCCAGACACTATGAAGAAGGGACTTTTTATGCAACGAATGTGATAACGGATTATGCGATTGACTTTATCGACCAGGCACATCAGGAAAAGAAACCTTTGTTCCTGTATCTGGCTTATAACGCTCCCCATTTTCCTCTACACGCACCGAAAGAAGTGACCGATAAATATATGTCGCTCTATATGCAGGGATGGGACAAGATTCGTGACGCACGTTGGAAACGGATTGTTGAACGGAAACTTATGCAAGGTAAGCCGGAACTCAGTCCGCGTGGCGTGGTTCCTGAAAGTTTGTTTGAAGATGAAACGCATCCGTTGCCGGCATGGGACTCATTGACAAAAGATCAGCAGACCGACTTGGCACGCCGTATGTCCATTTTTGCAGCGATGGTGGATGTAATGGATGCGGATATCGGCCGGGTGGTAGATGAATTGGAGAAGAACGGTGAGTTGGACAATACGTTTATCATGTTTATGTCTGATAACGGAGCTTGTGCCGAATGGCATGAATTGGGTTTCGACAAACAGACCGGAGTCGAATATCATACACATACGGGAGCCGAACTCGATCAGATGGGCTTGCCCGGAACTTATCATCATTACGGCACAGGCTGGGCGAATGTTTGTTGCACGCCGTTCACGCTGTATAAACATTATGCTCACGAAGGAGGTATCTCAACTCCATGTATCATTTCCTGGGGCAATCATGTGAAGAATAAAGGCGGACTGGATCATCAGCCTGCACAATTCTCCGATATCATGTCTACCTGTGTGGAACTGGCAGGAACCACTTATCCGAAAGAATATCGGGGAAGAGCGATTCTGCCTACGGCAGGTCAGTCCATTCTTCCGATTGTGAAAGGAAAGAAGATGCCCGAAAGATACATCTATGCGGAACATGAAGGCAACCGCATGGTGCGTAAAGGTGACTGGAAGCTGGTTTCTGCCAACTTCAAAGGAGATGAATGGGAATTGTACAACATCAAGGAGGACCGTACCGAACAGCACAATCTGATCGGTAAATATCCTGAAATGGCAAAAAAATTGGAAACAGCCTATTTCGAATGGGCGGACAAGAGTGATGTCCTCTATTTCCCAAAAATGTGGAATACCTACAATAAGAATCGACGGAAAGATTTTAAAGAATATAAAACCCGCTAA